From one Mytilus edulis chromosome 1, xbMytEdul2.2, whole genome shotgun sequence genomic stretch:
- the LOC139511365 gene encoding NOP protein chaperone 1-like: MASKELLGVEFSKNDKGLAELLSVKQTDRKSTTPPTICKMPPSSVLSSVKQFLPLMKDANKELDTIPADDLDIECISNENDHVIEMNIALFEQSSGEDDSEDSSESSEDEFYGPEVTEENFRIIKTNTKKPHIVEMDNNEKPPG; encoded by the exons ATGGCGTCAAAAGAGTTATTAGGAGTAGAATTTAGCAAAAATG ACAAAGGTTTAGCAGAGTTATTATCTGTTAAACAAACTGATAGAAAGTCCACTACACCTCCAACCATCTGTAAGATGCCTCCAAGTTCAG TTTTATCAAGTGTGAAACAATTTCTTCCTTTGATGAAAGATGCAAACAAAGAACTTGACACTATTCCTGCAGATGACCTTGACATAGAATGTATATCTAATGAAAATGATCATGTTATAGAAATG aacATTGCATTGTTTGAACAGAGCTCAGGAGAAGATGATTCAGAAGATAGCAGTGAATCATCTGAGGATGAATTCTATGGTCCAGAAGTGACTGAAGAGAATTTtagaataataaaaacaaataccaaaaaaCCACATATAGTGGAGATGGACAATAATGAAAAACCACCTGGATGA
- the LOC139511272 gene encoding complement C1q-like protein 3, with translation MEMFMSKLLTFLVLYNTYTLSIAVYCDDDTCNLGKELTALVKREVGKGLARAKQEIRPAFTAHFKTGGMIPLAKGQILIFDKVQINVGGGYNPTTGYFTVPKAGLYLVSCTVRSNGGKHLHVWLKKNDNRVTLAYGGNWNEGSFSIPVQAAEGDRLVIVHDTGSYVNNEYVQGSIISFFSAVFISD, from the exons atggaaatgtTTATGTCCAAATTGCTTACATTTCTTGTTTTGTACAACACGTACACACTTTCCATAGCTGTATATTGTGACGATGATACTTGTAACCTTGGAAAAGAATTAACCGCTCTGGTAAAGAGGGAGGTGGGAAAAGGGTTAGCACGTGCAAAACAAG AAATCAGACCAGCCTTTACTGCTCATTTCAAAACAGGTGGAATGATACCTTTAGCAAAAGGCCAGATCTTAATTTTTGACAAAGTCCAAATCAACGTTGGAGGAGGGTACAACCCAACTACAGGATATTTTACTGTTCCTAAAGCCGGACTGTACTTGGTGTCGTGCACAGTGAGATCAAATGGCGGCAAACATCTACATGTCTGGCTTAAAAAGAACGACAACAGGGTCACATTAGCATACGGAGGAAATTGGAACGAGGGAAGCTTTAGCATACCAGTACAGGCAGCAGAGGGAGATCGACTTGTTATAGTACATGACACAGGCTCTTATGTAAACAACGAGTATGTTCAAGGGAGTATTATCTCATTCTTCTCTGCCGTGTTCATATCTGACTAG